The nucleotide sequence TTTGAGTGCCAAAAGTACTGCCTCCGTTTTGGCGATAGAGGCGTGTGGACCATAGCAGAAAGCGAGATCCCCGACGGCACATTTGGTCACGCTCTCACCGACTTTGAGCACTTCACCGATGGCTGTATAGCCGGAACCGTGCGGGAACCGCGTTCCACTTTCGAGTCCTGTATATCCCGCGCCTTCGGTGCCCGGACTAATCAAACTATAGTGCGTTTTTAACAGAATTTGGTTCGGCGTGAGCGTCTCGTCAAGTTCGAAATCCTCCAGCGTTGCTGAACGTTTCGCTGGCATCACAATCTGTTTGCCTTTCATAGGTTGCAATGCTCCTTGTTGAATTTTTTCCACTATGGTATCATATTTTTAAACTTTAGACAATTCGTTTTAGATTTCGGTACAGAAATGCGTCGCGAGCACAGCTCGCTCCTACAGATCAAAACCGTATCCCTTAAGAAGGAGAGATTTTTGTATGAGACTCACGCAAGAGCAGTGCGAAACCTTCCGAACACAAGGCGTGCTGATCGTCAAAAATGCCTTGACTGATGAAGACCTCCAGCCGGTGATTGATGAAATTTCGGACTGGATTTCGGAACGCGCCCTTTCTTTAAAGCAGGAAGGCAAAATCGAAGACTTGCATGAAGATGACCTCTTCGATAAACGGTTTGGTAAGTTGTTGGCACAGTCCAACGAGATGGTGGGTGGCTTGGACATTATGCACTATCGCGGCAAAGCCATCTTTGAATTCCTGAAGAACGATAACCTTTTAGATGTCGTTGAAGGAATCGTTGGTCCCGAAATTACCTGCAATCCGATTCAGCATTTACGTGCAAAACCGCCCGTTATAGATGGGAACGCGAGTTGGGCAGGAGGTGTGCCGTGGCATCAGGATGCTGGTGTGATGATGCCGGAAGCGGAAGGATCCACCATCATCACTTGTTGGCTTCCGTTAGGCGATAGCACGATAGAGATGGGATGTCTTGAAGCATTGCCCGGTATGACGGAAGAAAAAGGCTATCTGAGCCACCAAAAAGAGGGCGGGACGATGATCAAACCGGAGTTAATGCCGGATGTTGAACCGTTGATGTTGGAGTGTTACCGTGGGGACGTTATCTTGTTAAGTCGATTCACGCCGCATCGTTCGCAACCGAATACATCTGACCGGTGCCGCTGGTCGCTGGATTTACGGTATCAGACGACAGGACATCACACAGGACGCACGGCACATCCAGACTTCATCGTACGAAGTCGCCAAAACCCCGAAACCGTCCTATCTGAACACCAAGCGTGGTGTGATTTGTGGGTAGATGCTTTTGAAAATCCACGCGGCTTCGCAGGGCATAGGTCGGAATAGCTGCCAGCAGTCAGCAATCAGCGGTTGGTAGAAGGTAAAATAAAAAAATGCAAGCGATTATTCTGTGCGGCGGTCTCGCCACGCGACTCGGCGAGACGGCGAAAACGCTTCCGAAGATTTTGTTGGAGATCGCTGGGAAAACAGTATTGGAATGGCAAATCCAATTGCTGAGAGATGTAGGTGTCACCGTAGTCGTCCTTGCGTCGGGACACCTTCACGATGTGCTTTACGAACACGTAGGAGACACTTACGCTGGGATACGCATCCGTTACGCCAAAGAGGAAAAGCGGCTCGGTACTGGCGGTGCGGTTCAGAATGCGATGCGGTACATCAATACATCACCCTTTTTTGTTCTAAATGGGGATATTTTGCTCGCCAACTTTTCGCTGCGGGAAATGTTAGTCCGATTTGACCAAGGCATGGCAGGTGTGTTGTTAAGTGTGCATGTCCCCGACATCCGCCCCTACGGCGAAATTGTATCGGACAGTGAGGGAAGAATTCAGGCATTTCGTGAGAAACAGCCTATCTGTCGTGCCGGTTATGTCAACGGTGCGATATATCTTTTCGATCAAAGCATTGCTGAGGCATTTCCAGACGATCAAGAGATTTTCTCGATGGAACGAGACGTTTTTCCGTTTGTTTCCAATCTCTATACGTTACGAACGGACGCAGACTGGATCGATATCGGTGTTCCAGAGCGGTTGGCTTATGCGCGCGAATACTTTTAATTTTACCTTGCGGAGAAATCGCGTGCG is from Candidatus Poribacteria bacterium and encodes:
- a CDS encoding NTP transferase domain-containing protein; this translates as MQAIILCGGLATRLGETAKTLPKILLEIAGKTVLEWQIQLLRDVGVTVVVLASGHLHDVLYEHVGDTYAGIRIRYAKEEKRLGTGGAVQNAMRYINTSPFFVLNGDILLANFSLREMLVRFDQGMAGVLLSVHVPDIRPYGEIVSDSEGRIQAFREKQPICRAGYVNGAIYLFDQSIAEAFPDDQEIFSMERDVFPFVSNLYTLRTDADWIDIGVPERLAYAREYF
- a CDS encoding phytanoyl-CoA dioxygenase family protein, with protein sequence MRLTQEQCETFRTQGVLIVKNALTDEDLQPVIDEISDWISERALSLKQEGKIEDLHEDDLFDKRFGKLLAQSNEMVGGLDIMHYRGKAIFEFLKNDNLLDVVEGIVGPEITCNPIQHLRAKPPVIDGNASWAGGVPWHQDAGVMMPEAEGSTIITCWLPLGDSTIEMGCLEALPGMTEEKGYLSHQKEGGTMIKPELMPDVEPLMLECYRGDVILLSRFTPHRSQPNTSDRCRWSLDLRYQTTGHHTGRTAHPDFIVRSRQNPETVLSEHQAWCDLWVDAFENPRGFAGHRSE